A portion of the Blautia hansenii DSM 20583 genome contains these proteins:
- a CDS encoding MATE family efflux transporter: MENKNTNPLGTEKIRSLLMKFAIPSIIAMLVSSLYNIVDQFFIGRSVGMLGNAATNVAFPLTITCTALALLCGIGGAANFNLAMGRKEKEKAVSFAGGAIGMMLLAGVVLTIVVTLFLKPMMLAFGATDNVLDYALTYTGITSLGFPFLIVTTGGSNLIRADGSPKYSMICTLAGAIINTILDPLFIFTFDMGMAGAAWATIIGQVVSGIMVLGYLAKFKTVHIPLKALLPSKASWLPILTLGIAPFFNQMAMMIVQIVMNNTLTYYGGQSSYGSEIPMACAGIISKVGMIFFAIVIGISQGIQPIISFNYGAGNGKRVKETYKKALTAAILISTAAFLLFQIFPREIISIFGSGSEEYFTFAEKFFRIYLFFTFINGIQPITANTFTSIGKSGKGVFLSLTRQIIFLLPLLIILPIFMGIDGVMYSAPVADGIAAVFSAWFMWKEFKIIDKQMPN; encoded by the coding sequence ATGGAAAATAAAAATACAAATCCTCTGGGAACAGAGAAAATCAGAAGCTTACTGATGAAGTTTGCAATCCCCAGTATTATTGCAATGCTGGTCAGCTCCCTTTACAATATTGTAGACCAGTTTTTTATTGGACGAAGCGTGGGAATGTTGGGAAACGCAGCTACAAACGTAGCCTTTCCTCTTACCATTACCTGTACTGCATTGGCGCTTCTGTGCGGAATTGGAGGCGCAGCTAATTTTAACCTTGCAATGGGAAGGAAGGAGAAGGAAAAAGCGGTTTCTTTTGCAGGAGGAGCCATTGGCATGATGCTTCTGGCAGGTGTGGTTCTTACGATTGTGGTAACGCTGTTTTTAAAACCTATGATGCTTGCTTTTGGAGCAACCGATAATGTGTTGGATTATGCACTGACTTATACAGGAATTACCTCTTTGGGATTTCCTTTTCTTATTGTAACCACAGGTGGAAGTAACCTTATCAGGGCAGACGGAAGTCCAAAATATTCCATGATTTGTACATTGGCAGGAGCGATTATCAATACAATTTTAGACCCGTTATTTATCTTCACCTTTGATATGGGAATGGCAGGTGCGGCATGGGCAACCATTATCGGACAGGTAGTTTCAGGAATTATGGTTTTGGGCTATCTGGCAAAGTTTAAAACAGTGCACATTCCGCTGAAAGCGCTGCTGCCTTCTAAGGCGTCATGGCTTCCGATTTTAACTCTTGGAATTGCTCCGTTTTTTAATCAGATGGCAATGATGATTGTGCAGATTGTCATGAATAACACCTTAACTTATTATGGCGGACAATCCTCTTATGGAAGCGAAATTCCCATGGCATGTGCGGGAATTATATCAAAAGTAGGTATGATTTTCTTTGCGATTGTTATTGGGATTTCTCAGGGAATACAGCCGATTATCAGCTTTAATTATGGTGCGGGAAACGGAAAACGAGTAAAAGAAACTTATAAAAAAGCGCTCACGGCGGCCATTCTTATTTCTACGGCAGCGTTTCTTTTGTTTCAAATTTTTCCGAGAGAAATTATCTCTATTTTCGGTTCGGGAAGCGAAGAATATTTTACTTTTGCAGAGAAATTTTTCCGTATTTATTTGTTTTTCACCTTTATTAACGGAATACAGCCGATTACTGCAAATACCTTTACATCCATCGGAAAATCGGGAAAAGGCGTGTTTCTTTCTCTTACAAGACAGATTATTTTTCTGCTGCCTTTGTTGATTATCCTTCCGATTTTCATGGGAATTGACGGTGTTATGTATTCTGCTCCCGTAGCGGACGGAATTGCAGCAGTATTTTCTGCTTGGTTTATGTGGAAAGAATTTAAAATTATAGACAAACAAATGCCGAATTAA
- a CDS encoding GNAT family N-acetyltransferase, with product MVILQIDENNVDETATLVADFRVELNSYKGIEARPDIQEGKEDLLYFLKAQYPVFVAKEDGKAVGYLVCRIEDEVLWVEHLFVSHDYRRKGIASLLFQKAEEIAESMGQETVFNYVHPNNDRMIEFLRSKGYTVLNLIEIRKPYKDEKISTTIKVDKHTFDY from the coding sequence TTGGTTATATTGCAGATTGACGAAAATAATGTAGATGAAACAGCGACGTTAGTTGCTGACTTTCGAGTGGAATTAAATTCTTATAAAGGCATAGAAGCTCGACCGGATATTCAAGAAGGAAAAGAAGATTTGCTTTATTTTTTAAAAGCTCAATATCCTGTTTTTGTTGCAAAAGAGGATGGAAAAGCTGTCGGATATCTTGTATGCAGGATTGAAGATGAGGTTTTATGGGTAGAACATCTTTTTGTAAGCCATGATTATAGAAGAAAAGGTATTGCTTCTTTGCTGTTTCAAAAAGCAGAAGAAATTGCCGAGTCAATGGGACAGGAAACCGTTTTTAATTATGTGCATCCCAATAATGACAGAATGATAGAATTTTTACGCTCAAAAGGCTATACAGTATTGAACTTGATTGAAATCCGAAAGCCTTATAAAGATGAGAAAATCAGCACTACGATTAAGGTGGATAAGCATACGTTTGATTATTAA
- a CDS encoding MarR family winged helix-turn-helix transcriptional regulator, with protein MENRALGKSIAILHRREQKYMISKMKELGIGYSGYNFLLYLEIHSGSSQKEMCEALAVDEALAVRTMKRLEETGFIIRKKSEKNGRCYEIHLTEKGADTVPKLRTFLFQWWSQVTQCLTGEEKDILLSSLEKMAVQSEDVLKDIEEKKGV; from the coding sequence ATGGAAAACAGAGCTTTGGGTAAGAGCATTGCGATTTTGCATCGCAGAGAACAGAAATATATGATTTCAAAAATGAAAGAGCTGGGAATAGGTTATTCCGGTTATAATTTTCTGCTTTACTTGGAAATTCATTCAGGAAGCAGTCAGAAGGAAATGTGTGAAGCGTTGGCAGTGGATGAGGCTCTGGCAGTCAGAACAATGAAACGGCTGGAAGAGACAGGTTTTATTATCCGCAAAAAATCGGAAAAAAACGGAAGATGTTACGAAATCCATCTGACAGAAAAGGGGGCAGACACCGTTCCAAAGCTGAGAACGTTTTTGTTTCAGTGGTGGAGTCAGGTAACCCAGTGTTTAACAGGAGAAGAAAAGGACATTTTGCTGTCAAGCCTTGAGAAAATGGCAGTACAGTCAGAAGATGTTTTAAAAGACATAGAAGAAAAGAAAGGCGTGTGA
- a CDS encoding matrixin family metalloprotease, which produces MGKKKIFIAAVMCLLVISVSVQGSNDIRKAKESDKNSDNGIVEKNITINYEKEFCNGIDGIDEPYKSNGITLFTISGTWIQENNGKWWYRHDDGTYTCNGWEEINSKWYYFDAEGWMVTGWIEVDGHWYYTDQWGAMCTGWIEVDGHWYYMDQWGAMCTGWIEVDGHWYYMDQWGAMCTGWVKVDGHWYYMDQWGAMCTGWVKVDGYWYYMDQWGEMYTGWLYMKGERYYLNENGVMITGKYNMWDQETKKFKDYYFSSDGRWEYTVSLITWDLVDSGKHLDWSGKTKYSSYITTATKKWNAYKKGIIRKDTVSTMKDVTISDYYDDKDTLWGETSKNGTIRFNIYNMDKDDDAGRLNTVMHEFGHALGLGHNERKDVMSKFSNVTELTENDKKSYDAAYRKY; this is translated from the coding sequence ATGGGAAAGAAAAAAATATTTATAGCAGCAGTAATGTGTTTATTAGTGATTTCGGTTTCAGTTCAGGGAAGTAATGATATAAGAAAGGCAAAAGAAAGTGATAAAAATTCAGATAACGGAATAGTTGAGAAAAATATTACTATAAACTATGAGAAAGAATTTTGTAATGGTATAGATGGAATTGATGAACCTTATAAAAGTAACGGGATAACACTTTTTACGATTTCCGGAACATGGATACAAGAAAACAATGGAAAATGGTGGTATCGGCATGACGATGGTACATATACTTGCAATGGATGGGAGGAAATAAATAGTAAGTGGTATTATTTTGATGCAGAAGGCTGGATGGTGACAGGCTGGATAGAAGTAGACGGACATTGGTATTATACGGACCAATGGGGAGCGATGTGCACAGGCTGGATAGAAGTAGACGGACATTGGTATTATATGGACCAATGGGGAGCGATGTGTACAGGTTGGATAGAAGTAGATGGACATTGGTATTATATGGATCAATGGGGAGCGATGTGCACAGGCTGGGTAAAAGTAGATGGACATTGGTATTATATGGATCAATGGGGAGCGATGTGTACCGGCTGGGTAAAAGTAGACGGATATTGGTACTATATGGACCAATGGGGTGAAATGTATACAGGTTGGCTTTATATGAAGGGCGAGAGATATTATTTGAACGAAAATGGAGTTATGATAACCGGAAAGTACAATATGTGGGATCAAGAAACTAAAAAATTTAAAGACTATTATTTTTCTTCAGACGGTAGATGGGAATATACAGTGTCATTGATTACATGGGACTTGGTTGACAGTGGAAAGCATCTGGATTGGAGTGGAAAAACAAAATATTCGAGTTATATTACAACTGCTACAAAGAAATGGAATGCCTATAAAAAGGGGATAATCCGTAAAGATACAGTATCTACAATGAAGGATGTAACTATATCTGATTATTATGATGATAAGGATACTTTATGGGGAGAAACATCTAAGAATGGGACAATAAGATTTAATATTTATAATATGGATAAAGACGATGATGCGGGTAGATTGAATACAGTAATGCATGAGTTTGGACATGCTCTTGGGTTAGGGCATAATGAACGAAAAGATGTTATGTCTAAATTCAGCAATGTAACAGAACTGACAGAAAATGATAAAAAGTCTTATGATGCTGCGTATAGGAAATATTGA
- a CDS encoding nucleoside triphosphate pyrophosphohydrolase family protein, with protein sequence MNVNEYQTLAMTTLNPELDKREVLINSVMGLCGEAGEAIDIVKKWMAQGHELDKEHLKSELGDIAWYLAEAATALDISLEEVFQANIDKLKKRYPKGFDAEKSLVRLKGDI encoded by the coding sequence ATGAATGTGAATGAATATCAAACATTAGCAATGACTACACTTAATCCGGAACTTGATAAAAGGGAAGTTTTAATTAACAGTGTAATGGGATTGTGCGGAGAAGCAGGAGAAGCCATTGACATTGTGAAAAAGTGGATGGCGCAAGGACATGAATTAGATAAAGAACATTTGAAAAGCGAGCTTGGCGATATTGCGTGGTATTTAGCGGAGGCGGCTACGGCGTTAGATATTTCTCTTGAGGAGGTTTTTCAGGCGAATATTGATAAACTGAAAAAGCGATATCCTAAAGGTTTTGATGCTGAAAAGTCATTGGTTAGATTAAAGGGAGATATATAA
- a CDS encoding MGDG synthase family glycosyltransferase codes for MKVLILSCKTGGGHDAAGLAMKEALEAKGHEAILLDYLTLAGQKVSQTVGDVYVNTVKTAPHVFGAVYKLGMVISRITKKSPVYYVNAKMGKYLQKYLEEEKFDALLMPHLYPSETLTYMKRQGIELPLMAAIMTDYTCIPFWEETRCDYYIVPHEDVAKVCEKRGIPEEKLLSIGIPVSDKFTKTAEKDKVREYLKLPKNKRFFLVMGGSMGAGDLEKMTIQLEKKLEASDEIIVICGNNKKIFQKMKKDYQHHENIHIVGQTKQMSLYMKACDILYTKPGGLTSTEAAVSGIPIVHTSPIPGCETENKKFFVKYGMSIAPRTIEKQVEKGIELLNNPEKIQKMKAAQKIYVDKNAAQKIVELLEKHSIKK; via the coding sequence ATGAAGGTTTTAATTTTATCCTGTAAAACAGGAGGCGGACATGATGCAGCAGGATTGGCAATGAAGGAGGCGCTGGAAGCAAAAGGACATGAAGCAATTTTGTTGGATTATCTTACCTTAGCGGGACAAAAAGTGTCTCAGACAGTGGGAGATGTGTATGTAAATACGGTAAAAACAGCGCCCCATGTTTTTGGAGCAGTTTATAAGCTGGGCATGGTAATCAGCAGGATAACGAAGAAATCTCCTGTCTATTATGTCAATGCCAAAATGGGAAAATATTTGCAGAAATATTTGGAAGAAGAAAAATTTGACGCTCTTTTAATGCCTCATTTATACCCTTCGGAAACCCTTACTTATATGAAAAGACAGGGGATAGAATTGCCGTTGATGGCAGCGATTATGACAGATTATACCTGTATTCCTTTTTGGGAAGAAACCAGGTGTGATTACTATATAGTACCTCATGAGGATGTTGCAAAGGTTTGTGAAAAGCGTGGAATACCGGAAGAAAAGCTGCTTTCCATAGGTATTCCGGTCAGTGATAAATTTACAAAAACAGCGGAAAAAGATAAGGTGAGAGAGTATTTAAAACTACCAAAAAACAAAAGATTTTTTCTTGTTATGGGCGGAAGTATGGGGGCAGGTGATTTAGAAAAAATGACAATACAGTTGGAAAAAAAACTGGAAGCTTCCGATGAAATTATTGTTATTTGTGGAAATAATAAAAAGATTTTTCAGAAGATGAAGAAGGATTATCAACACCATGAAAACATACATATTGTAGGGCAGACAAAGCAAATGTCCTTATATATGAAAGCCTGTGATATTCTGTATACAAAGCCGGGAGGATTAACTTCTACTGAGGCAGCAGTTTCCGGTATTCCTATTGTACATACCTCACCGATACCGGGATGTGAAACAGAAAATAAGAAATTTTTTGTGAAATATGGAATGTCCATTGCACCGAGAACAATAGAGAAACAGGTAGAAAAAGGAATAGAACTTTTAAATAATCCGGAGAAAATTCAGAAGATGAAAGCAGCACAAAAGATTTATGTAGATAAAAATGCAGCGCAGAAAATTGTAGAACTGTTAGAAAAACATAGTATAAAAAAATAA
- a CDS encoding XRE family transcriptional regulator, producing MNDIKFIETLKQKRNACDYSQSRLALELQISRQNLNEIENGKTKASKEMKHILLHYLDYCNCTQPFTLTIDYLRVRFPTTDALEIIKNVLAMKSEYFIHEDYGMFGYEEQYIYGDISVNASKDSSMGVLLELRGMGCRNLEYVLQARGIDWYSFLSCCIDYQGVFKRIDLAINDMGGLLDIEILRERYYANKVWKRSRTHEAVDSGKLSGTNGDTAKTFYIGSKSSSIYFCLYEKEKEQKSKGIKTDIKNRFEIRLKNGKAEQTIEQLVFSRNPEQTIANLILTQIDFPDYILWDIFLDNVTTSLPFIMTPVAVNMDKTKRWLERQVMPSLLMIKEIEKKTGAKYLEEIDRHTRLTEKQELKIKQMTTDIADMIEKDTAVPQRNDGIF from the coding sequence ATGAATGATATAAAATTTATTGAAACATTAAAACAAAAGAGAAATGCCTGTGATTATTCGCAATCACGACTGGCACTGGAACTACAAATCAGCAGGCAGAACTTAAATGAAATTGAAAACGGAAAAACAAAAGCCAGTAAAGAAATGAAACATATACTTCTACATTATCTTGATTATTGTAATTGTACACAGCCTTTCACTTTAACGATTGACTATCTGCGTGTTCGTTTTCCTACCACAGACGCATTGGAGATTATAAAAAATGTACTGGCAATGAAAAGCGAATATTTTATACATGAAGATTATGGAATGTTTGGTTATGAAGAACAGTATATCTATGGGGATATTAGTGTAAATGCTTCTAAAGATAGTTCTATGGGTGTTTTATTAGAATTAAGAGGTATGGGGTGTCGGAACTTGGAATATGTTTTACAGGCAAGAGGGATAGACTGGTATTCCTTTTTAAGCTGTTGTATAGATTATCAAGGCGTTTTTAAACGTATAGATTTAGCAATCAATGATATGGGCGGATTGCTGGATATAGAAATTCTAAGGGAACGCTATTATGCCAACAAGGTATGGAAACGTTCAAGAACCCATGAAGCAGTAGACAGCGGAAAATTATCGGGTACAAATGGAGATACTGCAAAAACTTTTTATATTGGTTCAAAGAGTAGTTCTATTTACTTTTGCTTGTATGAAAAAGAAAAGGAACAAAAAAGCAAGGGCATAAAAACAGACATTAAGAACCGCTTTGAAATTCGTTTGAAAAATGGAAAAGCAGAACAAACGATAGAACAACTTGTTTTTTCAAGAAATCCCGAACAGACCATAGCAAATCTTATCCTCACACAAATAGATTTTCCCGATTATATTTTATGGGATATATTTTTAGATAATGTAACGACTTCACTTCCATTTATTATGACACCTGTTGCTGTCAATATGGATAAAACAAAACGCTGGTTAGAAAGACAGGTCATGCCCTCTTTATTGATGATAAAAGAGATTGAAAAGAAAACAGGAGCAAAGTATCTGGAAGAAATCGACAGGCATACAAGACTAACAGAAAAGCAGGAATTAAAAATCAAACAAATGACAACAGATATAGCAGATATGATTGAGAAAGATACCGCTGTTCCACAAAGGAATGACGGTATTTTTTAA
- a CDS encoding EamA family transporter, protein MWFVFALLSAIFAALTSILAKVGINGVNSNLATAIRTVVVVIMAWGMVYLTNAQNGISGISRKSWIFLILSGLSTGASWLCYYRALQIGEASKVVPVDKLSVVITIILAVVFLHEKLTIKSLIGCGLITIGTLFMVM, encoded by the coding sequence ATGTGGTTTGTTTTTGCTTTATTATCTGCAATTTTCGCAGCGCTTACTTCAATCCTTGCAAAAGTGGGAATTAACGGAGTAAATTCTAATCTGGCAACAGCAATCCGAACTGTTGTTGTGGTAATTATGGCGTGGGGAATGGTGTATTTAACGAACGCACAGAACGGAATAAGTGGAATAAGCAGAAAAAGCTGGATTTTTCTTATTCTTTCAGGGCTTTCCACAGGGGCGTCATGGCTCTGCTATTACAGGGCATTGCAAATAGGAGAGGCATCGAAGGTTGTGCCTGTTGATAAGTTAAGTGTTGTAATTACAATTATTTTGGCAGTAGTATTTTTACATGAAAAGCTTACAATAAAGTCCCTCATAGGCTGTGGGCTGATTACTATCGGAACATTATTTATGGTAATGTAA
- a CDS encoding glycerol-3-phosphate acyltransferase: MLIEYIFYIALGYLSGSLMFGYAVPKLIKGIDVRKESSDGNPGTANAFLCGGALCGILVLLGDILKGLLPVYMAGKHLGTEFMGFALIMAAPVFGHAFPLAGGKKNGGKGIAVSFGVLIGLYPFLTNLWLLIFWYLLFSVVIRINPHSYRTLITYICWTVSALICKVAPALCIGNMLISFVIVDKHSADLKNRKERQICFGIRRANR; encoded by the coding sequence ATGTTAATAGAATACATATTTTATATTGCATTAGGTTATTTGTCAGGAAGCCTGATGTTTGGATATGCAGTGCCGAAACTTATTAAGGGAATTGATGTGAGAAAAGAAAGCAGTGATGGAAATCCGGGAACTGCCAACGCCTTTCTCTGTGGCGGAGCTTTGTGCGGAATTTTAGTTTTGCTAGGAGATATTTTGAAGGGATTATTGCCCGTATACATGGCAGGAAAACATTTGGGAACAGAGTTTATGGGCTTTGCGCTTATTATGGCAGCGCCGGTATTTGGCCATGCTTTTCCCTTAGCAGGAGGAAAGAAAAACGGAGGAAAGGGAATTGCGGTTTCCTTTGGAGTGCTTATTGGTTTATATCCGTTCTTGACAAATTTGTGGCTTTTGATTTTCTGGTATCTGCTGTTTTCTGTGGTTATTCGGATTAACCCGCACAGCTATCGGACACTGATTACCTATATTTGTTGGACAGTCAGTGCCTTGATTTGTAAGGTGGCGCCCGCTTTGTGTATAGGAAATATGTTGATTTCCTTTGTGATTGTAGATAAGCATAGCGCAGATTTAAAGAACAGAAAAGAAAGACAAATATGTTTTGGAATTAGGAGAGCAAATCGATGA
- a CDS encoding mannitol dehydrogenase family protein produces MQLTLNGIQKKEDWKAANIALPTYDIEKIRKNTKENPVWVHFGAGNIFRIFMGGLADTLLSAGEMQTGIACVETFDFDVIDKIYKPFDNLVLAVTLKSDGSMDKKVLGSLTEAYKASPDFPEDCKRLEEIFINPSLQMVSFTITEKGYALKDSSSAISLVCALLYKRYKANQAPLALVSMDNCSHNGEKLQKAVLDTAKEWQEKGSVKEGFLSYLSDEKRISFPWTMIDKITPRPADSVCKTLERSGVENMKPMITSKKTYIAPFVNAEAPQYLVIEDNFPNGRPPLEKAGVYLTDRDTVNKVERMKVTTCLNPLHTALAVYGCLLGYTSIADEMKDCELSKFVHEIGLTEGMPVVTDPGILSPSAFADEVINVRFPNPFMPDTPQRIATDTSQKVGIRYGETIKAYIKKYGTASKLTAIPLAIAGWCRYLIGVDDKGNPFELSPDPMLPMLTQSLRGIEIENPKSYCGQLKTILSDASIFGVDLYKAGIGEKIEEMFIEEIASPGGVRNTLKKYLNTEKSL; encoded by the coding sequence ATGCAATTAACATTAAACGGTATTCAGAAAAAAGAGGATTGGAAGGCTGCAAACATTGCGCTTCCTACCTACGATATAGAAAAAATCAGAAAAAACACAAAAGAAAATCCTGTATGGGTACACTTTGGTGCAGGCAATATCTTCCGAATTTTCATGGGCGGTCTGGCTGACACTCTGCTGTCTGCGGGGGAAATGCAGACAGGAATTGCCTGTGTGGAAACCTTTGATTTTGATGTTATTGATAAAATCTATAAGCCCTTTGACAATCTGGTACTGGCTGTCACTTTAAAATCAGATGGTTCTATGGATAAAAAGGTGCTGGGCTCTCTTACGGAGGCTTACAAGGCAAGCCCTGATTTTCCGGAAGATTGTAAGCGTTTAGAAGAAATTTTTATCAATCCTTCCTTGCAGATGGTTTCTTTTACCATTACAGAAAAAGGGTATGCCCTAAAAGATTCAAGCTCTGCCATATCCCTTGTATGCGCCTTGCTTTACAAACGTTACAAAGCCAATCAAGCGCCCCTCGCCCTTGTATCTATGGATAACTGTTCCCATAACGGTGAAAAACTGCAAAAAGCTGTTTTAGATACGGCAAAAGAATGGCAGGAAAAGGGTTCTGTAAAGGAAGGATTTCTGTCCTATCTTTCGGACGAGAAGCGAATTTCCTTCCCTTGGACCATGATTGATAAAATCACACCAAGACCTGCGGACTCCGTCTGCAAGACTTTGGAAAGAAGCGGTGTAGAAAATATGAAGCCTATGATTACTTCTAAAAAGACTTACATTGCTCCCTTTGTAAATGCAGAAGCTCCGCAATATCTGGTAATCGAAGACAATTTTCCAAACGGCCGACCTCCTCTGGAAAAAGCAGGTGTTTATCTCACAGACAGAGACACTGTAAATAAGGTGGAGCGAATGAAGGTAACCACCTGTCTGAACCCGCTCCATACAGCCTTAGCTGTATATGGCTGCCTTCTGGGTTATACCTCTATTGCAGATGAAATGAAGGACTGCGAGCTGAGCAAATTCGTGCATGAAATCGGATTAACCGAAGGCATGCCTGTGGTTACAGACCCCGGTATTTTATCTCCCTCTGCCTTTGCAGACGAAGTTATCAATGTCCGGTTTCCCAATCCTTTTATGCCGGATACCCCGCAGCGAATTGCAACCGATACCTCACAAAAAGTGGGAATTCGCTACGGTGAAACCATCAAGGCCTACATTAAAAAATACGGAACTGCAAGCAAACTAACAGCTATTCCTCTTGCCATCGCAGGATGGTGCAGATACCTTATAGGTGTAGATGATAAAGGAAATCCCTTTGAGCTTTCTCCCGACCCTATGCTTCCCATGCTGACTCAATCACTCAGAGGCATCGAAATAGAAAATCCAAAGTCTTATTGCGGTCAATTAAAAACCATTCTTTCAGATGCTTCCATTTTCGGAGTAGATTTATATAAAGCAGGAATTGGAGAAAAAATCGAAGAAATGTTTATAGAAGAAATCGCTTCCCCGGGAGGCGTCAGAAACACATTAAAGAAGTATCTAAACACTGAAAAATCACTGTAA
- a CDS encoding recombinase family protein — MKQQIYNTALYLRLSRDDELQGESSSITTQRSMLRLYAKEHHLNVIDEYIDDGWSGTNFERPSFQRMIEDIEAGKINCVVTKDLSRLGRNYIMTGQYTELYFPSHNVRYIAIDDGVDSEKGESEIAPFKNIINEWVARDTSRKVKSAFKTKFVEGAYYGAYAPLGYKKHPDIKGKLLIDDETKWIIEKIFSLAYQGYGSAKITKILREEKVPTASWLNFTRYGTFAHIFEGKPESKRYEWTIAHVKAILKSEVYIGNSVHNRQSTISFKSKKKVRKPESEWFRVENTHEPIIDKEVFYRVQEQIKSRRRQTKEKATPIFAGLVKCADCGWSMRFATNKANKTPYSYYACSYYGQFGKGNCSMHYIRYDVLYQAVLERLQYWAKAVQQDEEKVLHKIQKVGNAERIREKKKKASALRKAENRQNEIDRLFAKMYEDRACEKITERNFIMLSGKYQKEQIELEQQITNLREELSKMEQDMIGAEKWIELIKEYSVPKELTAPLLNAMIEKILIHEATTNEENERIQEIEIYYRFIGKVD, encoded by the coding sequence ATGAAACAACAGATTTACAATACTGCACTTTATCTTAGGTTAAGCCGAGATGATGAATTACAGGGCGAAAGTTCCAGCATTACCACACAAAGAAGTATGTTGCGTCTATATGCAAAAGAACATCATTTGAATGTGATTGATGAATATATTGATGACGGCTGGTCGGGAACAAATTTTGAAAGACCGAGCTTTCAAAGAATGATTGAGGATATAGAGGCAGGAAAAATCAACTGTGTTGTAACAAAAGACTTATCACGACTTGGCAGAAATTATATTATGACAGGGCAATATACTGAATTGTATTTTCCCAGCCATAATGTCCGTTACATAGCGATTGACGACGGTGTAGACAGCGAAAAAGGCGAAAGTGAGATTGCACCATTTAAGAACATCATCAATGAATGGGTAGCAAGAGATACGAGCCGTAAAGTGAAATCAGCGTTTAAGACAAAATTTGTAGAGGGTGCGTATTATGGGGCTTATGCTCCGTTAGGATATAAGAAACACCCCGACATCAAAGGGAAACTGTTGATTGATGATGAAACAAAATGGATTATTGAAAAAATCTTTTCCCTAGCTTATCAAGGTTACGGAAGTGCAAAAATCACAAAAATACTGCGAGAAGAAAAAGTCCCGACAGCGTCTTGGCTGAATTTTACAAGGTATGGTACTTTTGCTCATATCTTTGAGGGAAAGCCCGAAAGCAAGCGTTATGAGTGGACGATTGCTCATGTAAAGGCGATATTGAAAAGTGAAGTCTATATCGGGAACAGCGTTCATAATCGACAGTCAACCATTTCTTTCAAAAGCAAGAAGAAAGTACGAAAACCCGAAAGCGAATGGTTTCGAGTAGAAAACACGCATGAACCGATTATTGACAAGGAAGTGTTCTATCGTGTACAGGAGCAGATAAAATCAAGGCGTAGACAGACAAAGGAAAAGGCAACGCCGATATTTGCAGGGCTTGTCAAGTGTGCGGATTGTGGTTGGTCTATGAGGTTTGCGACAAATAAGGCAAATAAAACACCGTATAGTTATTATGCTTGCAGTTACTACGGGCAGTTTGGTAAAGGTAATTGTTCTATGCACTACATTCGTTATGACGTGCTGTATCAAGCTGTATTGGAACGATTGCAGTATTGGGCTAAGGCAGTACAGCAGGACGAAGAAAAGGTATTGCATAAGATACAGAAAGTCGGCAATGCAGAGCGAATACGGGAAAAGAAGAAAAAGGCAAGTGCCTTGAGGAAAGCCGAGAACCGACAAAATGAGATTGACCGTTTATTTGCGAAAATGTATGAAGATAGAGCCTGTGAGAAGATAACGGAACGAAACTTCATCATGCTGTCGGGGAAATATCAAAAAGAGCAGATAGAACTGGAACAGCAGATAACCAACCTAAGAGAAGAATTAAGTAAAATGGAACAGGATATGATAGGTGCTGAAAAGTGGATTGAGTTAATCAAGGAGTATTCCGTACCAAAGGAACTGACAGCACCATTATTAAATGCAATGATAGAAAAAATCCTTATTCATGAGGCAACAACGAATGAGGAGAACGAAAGAATACAGGAAATAGAGATATACTACCGATTTATTGGAAAAGTAGATTGA
- a CDS encoding sodium ion-translocating decarboxylase subunit beta — protein MKKIHGIVLAIIGIIAALFGIVLRLKENTAISIIGGADGPTSIYVAGKISNVPVTISVILGIVLLVIGVFVIIRNYKKK, from the coding sequence ATGAAAAAAATCCATGGTATTGTTTTAGCTATAATCGGAATTATAGCAGCATTATTTGGTATTGTGTTAAGGCTAAAAGAAAATACAGCCATATCTATTATTGGCGGTGCAGATGGACCGACTTCTATTTATGTTGCCGGCAAAATCAGCAATGTTCCGGTGACAATTAGTGTTATTTTGGGTATTGTTTTACTGGTAATTGGTGTTTTCGTAATTATAAGAAACTATAAGAAAAAATAA